In the Candidatus Macondimonas diazotrophica genome, ACCACGGGTGCCGCGGGCGCCGCGGAACGTGCCGCCACGGCGGCGACGACCCCGGCTTCGATCACGGTTTTCGCCGCCGCGCCGGCGCGGCGTTGGGCGGTGGCCTTGGGTGCGGGCGCCCTGTCGCGCAGCACGCAGGTGACGGCGCAGGATATTCGACGGCTCGCGCCTGCGGTGCCGAAATCGAACGGCCCCGCGTGACGGGGCCTGGGTGTGGCTGGGGGTGATATGGCACGCGGTGCGATTCGCAAGACGCCGGGTTCGGCGATGGTGGCGGAGGTGCTCTTCGGCGGCGCGGCGGGGGTGCTGCGCAGCGGCGAAACCCTGGTGGCCAGCAATGGTCGCGGGCCCCTCGCGGTGCGGGTGCTGGATCTGGCGGAGCAAGATGTGACGGGGAGCCTCTCGGAAGGCAGCCCCTGGATTGTCGACGGGATCGCGGTGGCATTTTGGTTGCTGCCCTCGGCGACGGATGGCCAGAAATTCTGGGTGGAGGTGGATGCCCCCACCAGTGATGGCGAGCTCTTGGTCGCCCGCGCGCCGCTGGAAGTGGCCTGGTTCCATCGATGACGACCATCGCGCGCGAAACCAGCGATTACGGCGGTGAGCCGATCTATCTGTTCGATTTTGCGATTGGCACCAAGCACTACCGCTACACCACGGCGGTGACGGCGCAGACCTACAACACCTTCACCTGGACGCCGGCGGCGATCACGCGCGGGCGCAAGCAGTTGAGCGAGACGCTGGATGACGCGCGCCTGGAGATCACCTGCGACCGGGAGCTGGATATCGTGCTGCGCCTGCGGCTGCCGCCGCTGCCCACCGAGTGCCGGGTGACGATCTGGAAAAGCCACCTGGGCGAGACGGATTGGATCCAGGAGTGGCGCGGGGTGGTGAACCGCACCACCCTGGGCGGCGCGCAGGCGACGCTCCATTGCGTGGCCGAGATCGCCCTGACGGAGGTGCAATCGCACCGGCTGTTTTTCTCGACCGCCTGCCCCTATGTGCTCTACGACA is a window encoding:
- a CDS encoding phage BR0599 family protein, which codes for MTTIARETSDYGGEPIYLFDFAIGTKHYRYTTAVTAQTYNTFTWTPAAITRGRKQLSETLDDARLEITCDRELDIVLRLRLPPLPTECRVTIWKSHLGETDWIQEWRGVVNRTTLGGAQATLHCVAEIALTEVQSHRLFFSTACPYVLYDSFCGLDRQLFKLLGVADAVSGLTVTVSAITGAGLPANRFRGGMLEWDHPTDGAFERRWIASQSGAVLTLVERPHSLTVGEPVTLYWGCDRSKDGALGCAGFGNEINHGGEPYMPPDNPFGGKTLF